One Mycoplasmopsis bovigenitalium genomic window, TTAGAGCTCTAAATCAATCTGATTTTTTTGGTCAAATAACATTATTTTTAGTTGACTTATCAACTTTTTCTAAAATTAATTTGAAATAATCTTGCTTTGACTCATATTCAAGAAAATCATAAAATTTATTTTTCTTTGTAAAACTGTTTAAGTGTTCGCAAATCATTATTGTAAAATTCCCGAATATCTTTAATGTTGTATTTAATCATCGCTAGCCTTTCAATACCCATTCCAGCAGCGAATCCATTGTATTTTTTATTGTCATAGCCAGCTAATTTCATGACATTTGGGTGCAGCATTCCAGCTCCTAGCACTTCGATTCAACGGTTTTTATAAAAAATATCTACTTCAACACTTGGCTCAGTAAAAGGGAAGAAACTTGGGCGCAATCTTAATTCTAATTCTTCTTCAAAAACATAACTCAAAAGTGATTTAAGAGTCCAAATTAAATTAGGGAATGAAACATTACCAACACTTACAAAATCTAGTTGCGTAAATTGGTGTGAGTGTGTCGCATCATCCTCATCATTTCGATAAACTTTTCCAATAGCAAAATTATTTAATGGCTTATTCGCGTTTTTTTCAAGTTCAAGTGCACTAATTCCAGTATTGTGAGTTCGTAATAATGTTGTTGGATTTAAGTATAATGAATCGTGCATTGCTCTTGCCGGGTGGTCTGATGGCATGTTTAGTTTCTCAAAGTTGTAATAATCTGAAACAATTTCGCCTTCTTTTGATTCAAAATAACCATTTTGAATAAATCAATCTCTTAGTCGATTTTCAATAATAGTTATTGGATGTAGTGAACCAGTTGCATTAACAGGTTTAGTTACATCAATAAATGATTCATTTACTAATTTTTCAATTTTTTGGTTTTCTAGTTTTAGTTCAATTTCTTTAAATTTTGCCTCATATTCATTTTTGAGTTGGTTGATTTTTTGACCTAGTTGTTTTTTTTCTTCAATTGAGGCAGTTTTAAGTTTTTGTTGCAGTTCAAAAATGTCGCCCTCTTTTGAAAATACTTTACTTTTGGCAATTTTTAAGTCTTCAAAACTCTTGATTTCTTCTCAAATTATTTTCATTATTTTTTACCTTTCCTTGTTTCAATGCTTTTGTAATAATTAACAATTTTATCTATATCATTTCAATCAGGCTTGAAAAATTTTTCATTTACTTGTTTTGGCAAATAATTTTGATTAATTCAGTTGCCTTCATAATCGTGTGGTCACTTATAACCAACTCCATTACCAAGTTTGCTTGCTGAGGAATAGTGTGCTTCTTTTAATATTTTTGGCACATCATAAACATTTCCTTGTTCAATGTATGATTGAACATTTTTCATTGCTTTATATGTACTTGCACTTTTTGGACTCAATGCCATATAGCAAATTAAATAAAATATTGGTAAATTTGCCTCAGGAAATCCCAAGCGCTCAACTGCGTTTAGCGCCGCTTCAACACGAAGTGCTATATTTGGGTCAGCGAGCGCTATATCTTCA contains:
- the pheS gene encoding phenylalanine--tRNA ligase subunit alpha, with translation MKIIWEEIKSFEDLKIAKSKVFSKEGDIFELQQKLKTASIEEKKQLGQKINQLKNEYEAKFKEIELKLENQKIEKLVNESFIDVTKPVNATGSLHPITIIENRLRDWFIQNGYFESKEGEIVSDYYNFEKLNMPSDHPARAMHDSLYLNPTTLLRTHNTGISALELEKNANKPLNNFAIGKVYRNDEDDATHSHQFTQLDFVSVGNVSFPNLIWTLKSLLSYVFEEELELRLRPSFFPFTEPSVEVDIFYKNRWIEVLGAGMLHPNVMKLAGYDNKKYNGFAAGMGIERLAMIKYNIKDIREFYNNDLRTLKQFYKEK